The Paenibacillus uliginis N3/975 genome has a window encoding:
- a CDS encoding sugar kinase encodes MTTETQRPYDVITFGESMGLLYPEGPRGIGQGGTMAQSFGGAESNLAIGLARLGCPVGWFGQLGQDPIAQGIVKTLRGEGVDVSRVRYTGNAPTGLMLRESVRGKSSVYYYRAGSAASRLTPDQVDAAYIAQARIVHFTGITAALSQSCLDTIRHVISLCKENDVQISFDPNLRLKLWNIEQARPVLLELAQSCDYFLPGHDECKLLYQTDDDDKILQNLRQLKAVTVVKSFHGNNIIVREGDVHSVPFDKVDEVVDTIGAGDGFCAGFLAGLSKGYSLEESIRLGGLTGSLVIQAPGDWEALPTWEEVELRRGNTEHIER; translated from the coding sequence ATGACCACTGAAACACAACGTCCCTATGATGTCATCACTTTCGGAGAGTCCATGGGACTATTATATCCAGAAGGCCCTCGGGGGATTGGACAAGGCGGTACCATGGCCCAATCATTCGGCGGAGCAGAGAGCAATCTAGCCATTGGCCTTGCAAGATTAGGCTGTCCAGTAGGATGGTTCGGACAACTGGGACAAGATCCGATTGCACAAGGAATTGTGAAAACGCTTCGTGGGGAGGGCGTAGATGTATCCAGGGTTCGATATACTGGTAATGCTCCGACAGGCCTGATGTTACGAGAGTCCGTCAGAGGAAAATCATCCGTTTATTATTACCGTGCAGGCTCTGCAGCAAGCAGGCTGACTCCTGATCAAGTCGATGCTGCTTATATTGCCCAGGCACGAATCGTTCATTTCACAGGGATTACGGCTGCCCTGAGCCAAAGCTGTCTCGATACCATTCGTCACGTGATCTCCCTGTGTAAGGAGAATGATGTGCAGATCAGCTTTGATCCCAATCTCCGCCTGAAGCTCTGGAATATCGAACAAGCCCGTCCCGTTCTGCTGGAGCTGGCACAATCGTGTGATTATTTCCTTCCGGGCCACGATGAATGCAAACTCTTGTATCAGACGGATGACGATGATAAGATACTCCAAAATCTCCGTCAGCTTAAAGCTGTAACCGTTGTTAAAAGCTTTCACGGTAACAATATTATCGTTCGAGAAGGCGATGTCCATTCGGTTCCATTTGACAAGGTGGATGAGGTTGTAGATACCATTGGGGCAGGCGATGGATTTTGTGCCGGTTTTCTCGCGGGACTTTCCAAAGGCTATTCTCTCGAGGAATCCATCCGTTTAGGCGGATTAACAGGCTCTCTTGTCATCCAAGCACCCGGCGATTGGGAAGCACTTCCAACCTGGGAAGAAGTCGAGCTTCGACGCGGAAACACAGAGCATATTGAGCGATAG